Proteins co-encoded in one Malus domestica chromosome 09, GDT2T_hap1 genomic window:
- the LOC103444207 gene encoding uncharacterized oxidoreductase At4g09670: MAESPAAIRFGITGCADIARKVARAIKLAPNATLYAIASRSIDKARKFAAHNGLSGAVKIYGSYEQLLDDPCVDAVYMPLPTSLHLQWAVLAARKKKHLLLEKPTALDVGELDRILEACESNGVQFMDGSMWLHHPRTAKLKDLIFDPKLFGQTDFIRSTSTLPGTQDFLESNIRVKPNLDALGALGGVGWYCIGAILWAKDYKLPTVVNALPDVIRNSAGVILSCSASFHWEPADKTVATIHCSFLSHTSMDLAMTGSNGSLHCNDYIIPYQENSASFDYTSGATFVELHIGWNVKPEEVTVTSELPQEALMVQEFARNAENIRKFGNRPDSKWPDISRKTQLVLDAVKKSIDLGCKPVKL; the protein is encoded by the exons atgGCAGAAAGTCCAGCAGCAATACGTTTCGGCATAACAGGATGCGCCGACATAGCCAGAAAAGTAGCTCGAGCCATAAAGCTAGCACCCAACGCCACCCTCTACGCCATCGCTAGCCGTTCGATCGACAAAGCCCGGAAATTCGCAGCCCACAATGGACTCTCCGGAGCCGTCAAGATCTACGGAAGCTACGAGCAGCTGCTCGACGACCCATGTGTAGATGCGGTGTACATGCCCCTGCCCACAAGTCTTCACCTGCAATGGGCGGTGTTGGCTGCTCGGAAGAAGAAGCATTTGCTTTTGGAAAAACCAACGGCTCTTGATGTGGGAGAGCTTGATCGGATACTGGAAGCGTGCGAATCCAACGGTGTACAGTTCATGGATGGGAGCATGTGGCTGCATCATCCAAGGACTGCAAAATTGAAggacttgatctttgatcccaAGCTTTTTGGTCAAACTGACTTT ATCCGTAGCACGTCAACACTGCCAGGAACCCAGGATTTCTTGGAGAGCAACATCAGAGTGAAACCGAACTTGGATGCTCTCGGTGCACTTGGGGGCGTGGGCTGGTACTGTATTGGGGCCATCTTGTGGGCAAAGGACTACAAATTACCAACTGTGGTGAATGCTCTACCTGATGTCATAAGAAACTCTGCAGGAGTCATCTTGTCTTGCTCTGCATCATTTCATTGGGAACCCGCAGACAAAACCGTCGCCACAATTCACTGCTCTTTCCTCTCCCACACGTCCATGGACTTGGCTATGACTGGCTCTAATGGTTCGCTGCATTGCAATGACTACATTATTCCATACCAAGAGAATTCGGCTTCATTTGACTACACATCCGGGGCAACATTTGTGGAACTCCACATTGGGTGGAATGTAAAACCAGAAGAAGTTACCGTCACTTCTGAGCTGCCGCAAGAGGCATTGATGGTTCAAGAGTTTGCAAGGAATGCTGAGAACATTAGGAAATTTGGAAATCGTCCGGACAGTAAATGGCCTGATATCAGCAGAAAAACGCAGTTAGTATTGGATGCTGTGAAGAAATCCATTGATCTTGGTTGTAAACCTGTTAAATTGTAA
- the LOC103411820 gene encoding protein FAR1-RELATED SEQUENCE 5-like, which produces MEFDTDQATYDFYNKYGRIMGFSIRRESSGKNKRTGELTSRIFSCAKEGFRAVDKRNDKIKRPRAETRTGCGAHMGVRLDRHTGKFYVYTFVEQHNHPLVKKEYAHMLPSQRKMIASQATEVDLAEESGIPLRLAYELISKQAGGRESLGFIKQDQKNYLRTVRQKKMAYGEVGVLLQYFSKQILENPSFFYELHLNKEEQITNMFWADAKMIIDYSHFGDVNACKNVNTLFRGEEGVHNALTNFFDHIEEESEFVSAWYSMLDEYNAHENDWLATTFKIRKKWAYAYVRRAWSIGIRSTQISESFNARLKNYLKSDLNIVQFFTNFERVLTDTRYKEWEAEYDLQFRIAHVKFDIKMLKQAREVYTKAIFKLFQDQFEQSIELSITNCVANEDDFVYTVELDDKSKKRKVKREGISTVYCSCRLFEIKGILCSHAIKVLREAMFIKEILEQYIVNRWSKEAKVESVVDMCGHEIQVEPKLQQAFRYRSLCSIFTRLSTKASENVKAYQLVIKQANKLAKMVEDLLHLEVNDDVHEKRHTNCNSQMANCLENVHVVIPKGFKKKEKSHRGRRRIMSALEKALPRKKKSNQVPVHMFGNNTYMPIPYHPVQVPDVQLLFFG; this is translated from the exons ATGGAGTTTGACACTGACCAAGCAACATATGATTTCTACAACAAGTATGGTAGAATTATGGGGTTTAGTATTCGAAGAGAAAGTAGTGGTAAGAATAAAAGGACTGGTGAACTCACTTCAAGAATCTTTTCTTGTGCTAAAGAAGGGTTTCGAGCTGTAGATAAGCgaaatgataagattaaaaGACCAAGAGCAGAGACGAGGACTGGATGTGGTGCTCATATGGGTGTTAGGTTGGATAGGCATACGGGAAAGTTTTATGTCTATACTTTTGTTGAACAACATAATCATCCCCTAGTAAAGAAAGAATATGCCCATATGTTACCATCCCAACGGAAAATGATAGCCTCACAAGCCACTGAAGTAGACTTGGCTGAAGAATCGGGGATTCCACTTAGGTTGGCTTATGAGTTAATAAGCAAACAAGCAGGTGGAAGAGAGTCTTTGGGATTTATTAAGCAGGATCAAAAAAATTATCTTCGAACTGTGAGGCAAAAGAAAATGGCATATGGAGAAGTTGGAGTCTTGCTACAATACTTTTCCAAACAAATATTGGAAAACCCATCATTCTTCTATGAACTACACTTGAACAAAGAGGAGCAAATAACAAACATGTTTTGGGCAGATGCTAAAATGATAATTGATTATAGCCATTTTGGAGATGTT AATGCTTGTAAAAATGTGAATACTTTGTTCAGAGGTGAGGAAGGAGTTCACAATgctttgacaaatttttttgacCACATTGAGGAGGAAAGTGAGTTTGTATCTGCTTGGTATTCTATGCTTGATGAGTATAATGCACATGAGAATGACTGGTTGGCCACCACCTTTAAGATTAGAAAGAAATGGGCATATGCATATGTGAGAAGGGCATGGTCTATAGGAATACGAAGCACACAAATAAGTGAAAGTTTTAATGCAAGACTGAAAAATTATTTGAAGTCAGATCTCAATATTGTTCAATTTTTCACAAACTTTGAGAGGGTGCTTACCGATACTAGGTACAAGGAGTGGGAAGCGGAGTATGACCTACAATTTAGAATTGCACATGTCAAATTTGATATCAAAATGTTGAAACAAGCTAGAGAAGTTTACACGAAAGCAATATTCAAATTGTTTCAAGATCAATTTGAACAATCTATTGAATTGTCAATAACAAACTGTGTTGCTAATGAGGATGATTTTGTATACACGGTTGAACTAGATGATAAGTCTAAGAAGCGTAAGGTGAAAAGGGAAGGTATATCTACTGTTTATTGCAGCTGTAGACTATTTGAGATTAAAGGTATTTTGTGCAGTCATGCTATTAAAGTCCTTAGAGAAGCCATGTTTATCAAGGAAATTCTTGAACAATACATAGTGAACAGGTGGAGTAAGGAAGCAAAAGTTGAGAGTGTGGTAGACATGTGTGGGCATGAGATTCAAGTGGAGCCTAAATTGCAGCAAGCTTTTAGATATAGGTCCTTGTGTTCTATATTCACTAGATTATCAACAAAGGCATCTGAAAATGTAAAGGCATACCAACTGGTGATTAAGCAAGCAAATAAATTGGCAAAAATGGTTGAAGACCTATTGCATCTAGAAGTGAATGATGATGTGCATGAGAAAAGGCATACGAACTGTAATAGCCAAATGGCCAATTGCTTGGAGAATGTTCATGTTGTCATTCCAAAAGGgtttaagaagaaagaaaagtctCATCGAGGAAGACGAAGAATTATGAGTGCTTTGGAAAAAGCCTTACCAAGAAAAAAGAAGTCTAATCAG GTCCCAGTTCACATGTTTGGTAATAATACCTATATGCCAATTCCATATCATCCTGTTCAG GTTCCAGATGTGCAGCTATTGTTTTTTGGGTAG